A window of the Candidatus Woesearchaeota archaeon genome harbors these coding sequences:
- the tadA gene encoding Flp pilus assembly complex ATPase component TadA, translated as MPLAPKNDWDFEVIREGEENILFIYVESFPMAPSLEDSELVMGKTVDILEQISDVTKIVFTQNRDYEYDLSQTSMIKEIADLHKKILQDKTTIGYISFSTLNINNRRFVGGKYTELQNILYKNLKADPIGAYVELTRIGRRERIEVDKFVDENIREVIKKYIAVIHYILSLLDKTRVIELAKPYLPGYKVGDRTVYRYIFAPTIKPDFMFTKLMANYPNDGEEIDSYSLDEDTEVTIFKFHNSIKILYHVMPPEFKLSEDKYELLDTARKMMVEHKPKQEEFTNPERMRQVFANIGHDLIQELANNKGVTLRPKDIDKITEILVRYTVGFGLIEVLLKDENIQDIVINSPMGKTPMFVVHAKYGECYTNIIPTKNEAESWASKLRLISGRPLDEANPIIDTELELPGAFTRVSVIAPPLDPTGLAFAFRRHRDKPWTLPLFIKYKMINPLAAGLLSFFVDGTRATLVAGTRSAGKSSLLSSLMVEIMRKYRVITIEDSVTGDTEIVVRIKGQWKRTTVGKLINEEIEKYGYLTTHAGHEITSNFDGIEIMTMDKKGKIKIAQPATFIRHKVKKPIYRVTTKTGRTIKVTEDHGLFILGKEAAIEEAKITDLKIGSKIAVPRMLPLINHRIDTLNLFNKIIEREYSFITGAEVNNLLEKYYNQIVNSGQARGYSYWTIKGWKRRKILPGEIIKDLMAIAPELEFSNCSFKCGENSIKKMPSNLLLTNDFLTFLGLWIADGCYDKSSVIISCNDQEDREIFDKIAKQFGFERKIHSDSISYMINSKTLKIVLQDMLGFTGNAYTKRIPEWIFNLGPDQIAAFLKGIFSGDGCATDKEIVIPLASEQLLKDLQTLLLLFKIILRVGTKRKGDKTLRANISDLVSLQNFAKYIGFLQEYKSNILFDLCQKVSTHDVTDTFDFLSETKKQLSELFGSNFNTNDYIKRNNTLGRKKLSSLLETKQGQQVQIIEKLHALVQADIFFDRIIYIELVTNNETQVYDFSVPDNESFICNNIVAHNTLELPTKNLRDLGFNIQSMKVASALAAESTEVSADKGIRATLRLGDSALIIGEVRSKEAIALYEAMRVGAAANVVAGTIHGDSPYGVFDRVVNDIGIPKTSFKATDIIITTNPVKSADGLSKKRRVTQITEVRKHWQNDPLTENGFVDLMKYNAEKDELLISDELKNGDSESIKAIAGNIKEFAGNWDAVWDNIVLRAKTKEALVAIADQINDPNILEAGFYIKANDQFHLICQKIQEEAGSLDSKRILFEWTEWLKREVKKKKYAELNEEYG; from the coding sequence ATGCCCTTAGCGCCAAAAAATGATTGGGATTTTGAAGTAATACGAGAAGGTGAAGAAAATATTCTTTTCATTTATGTTGAAAGTTTTCCTATGGCGCCATCGCTGGAAGACTCTGAATTAGTGATGGGAAAAACAGTTGATATTTTAGAGCAGATAAGCGATGTTACCAAAATAGTTTTCACCCAGAACAGGGATTATGAATATGACCTTAGTCAAACAAGCATGATTAAGGAGATAGCAGATTTGCATAAGAAAATACTCCAAGATAAAACAACAATAGGGTATATCAGTTTTAGCACGCTAAATATAAATAATAGGAGATTTGTTGGGGGAAAATACACAGAATTGCAGAATATTCTTTACAAAAATCTGAAAGCTGACCCTATCGGTGCCTATGTGGAACTGACAAGAATAGGAAGAAGGGAGCGAATAGAAGTTGATAAGTTTGTTGACGAAAATATCCGCGAAGTAATTAAAAAATATATAGCGGTGATTCATTACATCTTATCGCTTCTCGATAAAACCCGCGTAATAGAATTAGCAAAGCCTTATTTACCAGGATATAAAGTGGGCGACAGAACAGTATACCGGTATATTTTTGCGCCAACAATTAAGCCAGATTTTATGTTCACAAAATTAATGGCAAACTATCCAAACGATGGCGAGGAGATTGATAGTTATAGCTTAGACGAAGATACAGAAGTAACTATATTCAAATTTCATAATTCTATTAAAATATTATACCATGTTATGCCTCCAGAGTTCAAACTAAGTGAAGACAAATATGAACTGCTTGACACCGCAAGAAAAATGATGGTAGAACATAAGCCAAAGCAGGAAGAGTTCACAAACCCTGAGCGAATGAGGCAAGTATTTGCAAATATCGGTCATGATTTAATTCAAGAGCTTGCAAATAACAAAGGCGTTACTTTAAGGCCAAAAGACATAGACAAAATAACTGAGATTCTTGTTCGCTATACAGTTGGTTTTGGACTGATTGAGGTATTGCTTAAAGATGAGAACATTCAAGACATTGTGATTAACAGCCCTATGGGTAAAACACCTATGTTTGTCGTGCACGCAAAATATGGTGAATGTTATACTAATATTATTCCCACAAAAAACGAAGCTGAAAGTTGGGCTTCAAAATTAAGGTTAATTTCAGGAAGGCCTTTAGATGAAGCTAACCCAATTATTGATACTGAATTAGAATTGCCTGGCGCATTTACGAGAGTTTCAGTTATTGCCCCTCCTCTCGATCCAACAGGCTTAGCATTTGCATTTAGGCGCCATCGAGACAAACCTTGGACTTTGCCATTATTTATCAAATACAAAATGATCAATCCTCTTGCTGCAGGATTGTTGAGTTTTTTTGTTGATGGAACACGAGCTACATTAGTCGCAGGAACAAGAAGTGCAGGTAAATCATCATTGCTTTCAAGTTTGATGGTAGAGATTATGAGAAAATATCGTGTTATAACTATTGAAGATAGTGTAACTGGAGATACAGAAATAGTGGTAAGAATAAAAGGACAATGGAAACGCACAACAGTTGGTAAGTTAATAAATGAAGAAATAGAGAAGTATGGTTACCTTACAACGCACGCAGGCCACGAGATTACTTCTAATTTTGATGGCATTGAAATTATGACTATGGATAAAAAAGGAAAAATAAAGATAGCACAACCTGCAACCTTTATTCGCCATAAGGTGAAGAAACCAATATATAGGGTCACCACTAAAACAGGAAGAACAATTAAAGTTACTGAAGATCATGGGTTATTTATTTTAGGAAAAGAAGCTGCTATTGAAGAGGCAAAAATAACTGATTTAAAGATTGGCTCAAAAATAGCTGTTCCAAGAATGTTACCGCTTATTAACCATAGAATAGATACCTTAAATCTTTTTAATAAAATTATAGAAAGAGAATACTCGTTTATAACAGGTGCAGAAGTAAACAATCTCTTAGAAAAATATTATAATCAGATAGTAAATAGTGGACAAGCAAGAGGATATTCATATTGGACAATCAAGGGTTGGAAACGACGAAAAATACTCCCAGGAGAAATCATTAAAGACTTGATGGCAATAGCTCCTGAACTTGAGTTTAGTAACTGTTCATTTAAATGCGGAGAAAATTCAATCAAAAAGATGCCAAGTAATCTACTATTAACAAATGATTTTCTTACCTTCCTTGGATTATGGATAGCAGATGGTTGTTATGATAAATCATCAGTTATCATTTCGTGCAATGATCAAGAAGATCGAGAAATATTTGATAAAATAGCAAAACAGTTCGGATTTGAAAGAAAAATACATTCAGATAGTATTTCATATATGATTAATTCTAAAACATTAAAAATCGTGTTGCAAGATATGCTTGGCTTTACTGGAAATGCCTATACAAAAAGAATTCCTGAATGGATATTCAATCTGGGACCAGATCAAATCGCAGCATTTTTAAAAGGCATTTTTAGCGGCGACGGTTGTGCAACTGATAAGGAGATTGTTATTCCACTTGCAAGTGAACAACTCCTTAAAGATCTACAAACATTATTATTACTTTTCAAGATTATATTAAGAGTAGGAACAAAAAGAAAAGGCGATAAAACATTAAGAGCAAATATATCTGATTTAGTTTCATTGCAAAATTTTGCGAAGTATATTGGATTCCTTCAAGAATATAAGAGTAATATCTTATTTGATCTATGTCAAAAAGTTTCAACACACGATGTTACTGATACCTTCGATTTTTTGTCAGAAACAAAAAAGCAACTTTCAGAACTCTTTGGAAGCAACTTTAATACCAACGATTATATTAAACGAAATAATACGTTAGGCAGAAAAAAATTATCATCATTGCTTGAGACAAAACAAGGACAACAAGTGCAAATAATAGAAAAACTACACGCATTAGTACAAGCTGATATCTTTTTTGATAGAATCATCTATATTGAACTAGTCACAAATAATGAAACACAGGTGTATGATTTTTCAGTTCCTGATAATGAAAGTTTTATTTGTAATAATATTGTAGCCCATAACACACTCGAACTTCCAACCAAAAATCTGCGTGATCTTGGATTTAATATTCAATCAATGAAAGTTGCATCTGCATTGGCAGCTGAATCAACAGAAGTAAGTGCTGATAAAGGAATTCGGGCAACATTGAGATTAGGTGATTCTGCATTAATTATAGGTGAAGTAAGAAGTAAAGAAGCTATTGCATTGTATGAAGCTATGCGCGTAGGAGCTGCTGCTAATGTAGTAGCAGGCACTATTCATGGTGATTCGCCGTATGGAGTATTTGATCGTGTGGTTAATGATATTGGAATTCCAAAAACCTCTTTCAAAGCAACTGATATAATTATAACGACAAACCCTGTCAAATCTGCAGATGGTTTAAGCAAAAAAAGAAGAGTCACGCAAATCACTGAAGTAAGAAAGCATTGGCAGAATGATCCGTTAACAGAAAATGGTTTTGTTGATTTGATGAAGTATAATGCAGAAAAAGATGAGTTGTTGATTTCAGACGAACTAAAGAATGGCGATTCTGAATCAATCAAAGCAATTGCAGGAAACATCAAAGAGTTTGCTGGTAATTGGGATGCAGTTTGGGACAATATTGTTCTCAGAGCAAAAACAAAAGAAGCCTTAGTCGCTATTGCAGACCAGATCAACGATCCAAATATATTAGAAGCTGGATTTTACATAAAAGCAAATGATCAATTTCATTTGATCTGTCAAAAGATACAGGAAGAAGCGGGAAGTTTAGACAGCAAAAGAATTTTGTTCGAATGGACTGAATGGCTAAAGCGGGAAGTTAAAAAGAAAAAATATGCAGAGCTAAATGAAGAGTACGGATGA